A section of the Stenotrophomonas acidaminiphila genome encodes:
- a CDS encoding glutamate synthase small subunit — protein MSRKQAFQFLDLPRTMPRRIPVELRTSGDWGELYGRFDKADAQHQAGRCLDCGNPYCSWKCPVHNAIPQWLQLVQEDRIHEAATLCHSTNPLPEVCGRVCPQDRLCEGSCTLEEFGAVTIGAVEKYIVDTALASGWKPDLQSVQPSGRRVAIVGAGPAGLACADRLARAGIQAVVFDRYEQIGGLLQFGIPSFKLDKRVIARRREILEGMGVQFRLGVEIGRDITIEQLQADYDAVFLGTGAYRYTDGGLVGQDLKNVLPALPFLVQNGRIVGGGDPQGRPIAGWEDQITLPDLNGKRVVVLGGGDTGMDCVRSAVRLGAARVTCAYRRDEANMPGSAREVANAREEGVRFLFNRQPLAIEAGADDEVIGVTVVETRLGEPDANGRRNAEPIEGSESLLEADVVIIAFGFSATLPGWLASQGVEATGSGRIVTGGAGRLPYQTHNPRLFAGGDAVRGADLVVTAVAEGRDAAASIIRLLLY, from the coding sequence ATGAGCCGCAAGCAAGCCTTCCAGTTCCTCGACCTCCCACGCACCATGCCGCGGCGCATTCCGGTGGAACTGCGTACATCCGGTGACTGGGGCGAGCTCTACGGCAGGTTCGACAAGGCCGATGCGCAGCACCAGGCCGGCCGTTGCCTGGACTGCGGCAACCCGTACTGCAGCTGGAAGTGCCCGGTGCACAACGCCATCCCGCAGTGGCTGCAGCTGGTGCAGGAAGACCGCATCCACGAGGCGGCGACGCTGTGCCATTCGACCAATCCGCTGCCCGAGGTGTGCGGCCGGGTGTGCCCGCAGGACCGCCTGTGCGAAGGCAGCTGCACGCTGGAGGAATTCGGCGCGGTGACCATCGGCGCGGTCGAGAAGTACATCGTCGATACCGCGCTGGCCAGCGGCTGGAAGCCGGACCTGCAGTCGGTGCAGCCCAGCGGCAGGCGGGTCGCCATCGTCGGTGCCGGCCCGGCCGGGCTGGCCTGCGCCGATCGCCTGGCGCGCGCCGGCATCCAGGCCGTGGTATTCGACCGCTACGAACAGATCGGCGGCCTGCTGCAGTTCGGCATCCCCAGTTTCAAGCTGGACAAGCGCGTGATCGCGCGCCGTCGCGAGATCCTCGAGGGCATGGGTGTGCAGTTCCGGCTGGGCGTGGAGATCGGCCGCGACATCACCATCGAACAGTTGCAGGCGGACTACGACGCGGTGTTCCTGGGTACCGGCGCCTACCGCTATACCGACGGCGGACTGGTGGGCCAGGACCTGAAGAACGTGCTGCCGGCGTTGCCGTTCCTGGTGCAGAACGGGCGCATCGTCGGCGGCGGCGATCCGCAGGGGCGCCCGATCGCCGGCTGGGAAGACCAGATCACGCTGCCGGACCTCAACGGCAAGCGGGTGGTGGTGCTTGGCGGCGGCGACACCGGCATGGACTGCGTGCGCAGCGCGGTCCGCCTGGGTGCGGCGCGGGTGACCTGCGCCTATCGCCGCGACGAGGCCAACATGCCCGGCTCCGCGCGCGAAGTGGCCAATGCCCGCGAAGAGGGCGTGCGCTTCCTGTTCAACCGCCAGCCGCTGGCGATCGAGGCCGGCGCCGACGACGAAGTGATCGGCGTGACCGTGGTGGAAACGCGGCTGGGCGAGCCCGATGCCAACGGCCGCCGCAATGCCGAACCGATCGAAGGCAGCGAATCACTGCTCGAAGCCGACGTGGTGATCATCGCCTTCGGTTTCTCCGCCACCCTGCCCGGCTGGCTGGCATCGCAGGGGGTGGAGGCGACCGGCAGCGGCCGCATCGTCACCGGCGGCGCCGGCCGGCTGCCCTATCAGACCCACAATCCACGCCTGTTCGCCGGCGGCGATGCGGTCCGCGGTGCCGACCTGGTGGTGACGGCCGTCGCCGAAGGGCGCGATGCCGCGGCCAGCATCATCCGGCTGCTGCTGTACTGA
- a CDS encoding short-chain dehydrogenase produces the protein MQLDFSGKVALVTGAASGIGEAVARQLAAGGAQVVVADLHRDAAERVTASIGARARARQLDISDADAVRQLVDATVAEYGGLHLAVNNAGIGGASQATADYPLEEWHRVLGVNLHGVFYSMKYEIAAMLAGGGGAIVNMASILGSNGWAGSTAYVAAKHALVGMTKTAALEYSARGLRINAVGPGFIDTPLLAGMDRAAYDGLVALHPAGRLGKAEEVAALTCFLLSEQASFISGSYHLVDGGYSAR, from the coding sequence ATGCAACTGGATTTTTCCGGCAAGGTCGCGCTGGTCACCGGCGCCGCCTCGGGCATCGGCGAGGCCGTCGCCCGGCAGCTGGCCGCCGGCGGCGCGCAGGTCGTCGTCGCCGACCTCCACCGCGACGCCGCCGAGCGGGTGACCGCGAGCATCGGCGCCCGCGCCCGTGCGCGCCAGCTGGACATCAGCGACGCCGACGCGGTGCGGCAACTGGTGGACGCCACCGTGGCCGAGTACGGCGGGCTGCACCTGGCGGTCAACAACGCCGGCATCGGCGGCGCCAGCCAGGCCACCGCCGACTACCCGCTGGAGGAATGGCACCGCGTGCTGGGAGTGAACCTGCACGGGGTGTTCTATTCGATGAAGTACGAGATCGCCGCGATGCTGGCCGGCGGCGGCGGGGCGATCGTCAACATGGCCTCGATCCTGGGCAGCAACGGCTGGGCTGGGTCCACCGCCTACGTGGCGGCCAAGCACGCGCTGGTGGGCATGACCAAGACTGCGGCGCTGGAGTACTCGGCGCGCGGGCTGCGCATCAACGCGGTCGGCCCCGGGTTCATCGACACGCCGCTGCTGGCCGGCATGGACCGCGCGGCCTACGACGGCCTGGTCGCGCTGCACCCCGCCGGGCGCCTGGGCAAGGCCGAAGAGGTGGCGGCGCTGACCTGCTTCCTGCTTTCCGAGCAGGCGTCGTTCATCAGCGGCAGCTACCACCTGGTCGACGGCGGCTACTCGGCGCGCTGA
- a CDS encoding glutamate synthase large subunit, with protein MTLRTRQGLYDPQDERDACGFGMVAQLDDQPSRLLVDTAIAALSRMTHRGGVAADGLTGDGCGLLLRKPTVFLRRLAEEAGIALGPNFAAGVVFLPHDPAAAQRCRGELDAQLRAAGCHPRGWREVPIDASVCGELARDTLPRIEQVFADADPGQDATQFALALFLARRRSEQALRDVADYYVTTLSADAISYKGMVLPDKLSTFYPDLQRHELAASVVVFHQRFSTNTMPRWPLAHPFRLLAHNGEINTIEGNRHWAQARSRVWKTPRFDIAEFDPVISMHGSDSQSMDNMLELLVAGGMELIQALRILVPPATQSLEFKDADLAAFYEFYGLNSEPWDGPAGIVACDGRYAACTLDRNGLRPARWMLTADRHFLVASEAGVWEVPTERVVRKGKLGPGQMMAIDLKRGDLLDSDAIDRINRARAPYKQWLHQGVTYLQTELIDPSLAEEPFDEATLRSYHKLFQLTAEEVEQVLRPLAETGQEATGSMGDDTPIAVLSRHTRPLYDYFRQAFAQVTNPPIDPLREDCAMSLTTQLGRETNIFHAGPETVNHVILNSPVLSQRKLRQLLKMEQYVERNRLIDLSYSVEEGLAAGIARICAQCEQAARDGAVMLLLSDRYPVPERPMVHALLATSAVHHHLSQRGLRCDVNLIIETGTARDAHHMACLLGFGATAVYPYLAYQTLFDMGRRGILLLKKGGEVSQIGRSYRKGIYKGLSKIISKMGICTVASYRGAQLFEIVGLDPDVVRLCFPDATARIGGVGLARLDAEARELAARAWNALAPAEVGGLLKYVHDGEYHMYNPDVVLTLQRAARTGNAEDWRRYTEAVHSRPVSALRDLLQLKQAATPVPLAEVEPAEALFKRFDTAAISLGALSPEAHEALAIAMNRLGGRSNSGEGGEDPARYGTEKRSKIKQVASGRFGVTAEYLVNAEVLQIKVAQGAKPGEGGQLPGHKVNELIARLRYAKPGIGLISPPPHHDIYSIEDLAQLIYDLKQVNPDALVSVKLVSHAGVGTIAAGVVKAGADLITVSGHDGGTGASPISSIRYAGVPWELGVAESHQALVGNDLRGRTLLQTDGGLKTGLDVVKAALLGADSFGFGTGPMIVLGCKYLRICHLNNCATGVATQDERLREGHFTGLPERVENFFRLLAEEVRQWLSYLGARSLDEIVGRTDLLEQLDVAPREGVKVDLSRLLAPARYEGSHCAAQRLYQSPDSLATQMDGLLAGAIAHKRGGEHRFLIHNTDRSVGTRLAGAVARAHGNHGMEDAPLNLRFRGTAGQSFGAFNVGGLNLEVEGEANDYVGKGMAGGRLVVRPPRGARFEARSTAIVGNTCLYGATGGELFAAGRAGERFGVRNSGALAVIEGAGDHCCEYMTDGIVVVLGKVGLNFGAGFTGGLAYVLDVDRDFVDRYNHELIDIHRISAEGFENYRQHLHALIGRHRELTGSIWAQQILDEFRDYVGKFWLVKPKAASIESLAAALRNAA; from the coding sequence ATGACCCTCCGCACTCGCCAGGGGCTCTACGACCCGCAAGACGAACGCGACGCCTGTGGTTTCGGCATGGTCGCGCAGCTGGACGACCAGCCTTCCCGGCTCCTCGTCGACACCGCGATCGCCGCGCTCTCGCGCATGACCCACCGCGGCGGCGTCGCCGCCGATGGCCTCACCGGCGATGGCTGCGGCCTGCTGCTGCGCAAGCCCACCGTGTTCCTGCGGCGGCTGGCGGAGGAAGCCGGCATCGCGCTCGGGCCCAACTTCGCCGCCGGCGTGGTATTCCTGCCGCATGACCCCGCGGCCGCGCAGCGCTGTCGCGGGGAGCTGGACGCGCAGCTGCGCGCGGCCGGCTGCCATCCGCGCGGCTGGCGCGAGGTACCCATTGATGCCAGCGTCTGTGGCGAGCTGGCGCGCGACACCCTGCCGCGAATCGAGCAGGTGTTCGCCGATGCCGATCCGGGGCAGGACGCCACGCAGTTCGCGCTGGCGCTGTTCCTGGCGCGACGCCGCAGCGAACAGGCCCTGCGCGATGTCGCCGATTACTACGTCACCACGCTCAGTGCCGACGCCATCAGCTACAAGGGCATGGTGCTGCCGGACAAGCTGAGCACGTTCTACCCGGACCTGCAGCGCCACGAACTGGCCGCCAGCGTAGTGGTGTTCCACCAGCGCTTTTCCACCAACACGATGCCGCGCTGGCCGCTGGCGCACCCGTTCCGCCTGCTCGCCCACAACGGCGAGATCAACACCATCGAGGGCAACCGCCACTGGGCGCAGGCGCGCAGCCGGGTATGGAAGACCCCCAGGTTCGACATCGCCGAGTTCGACCCGGTGATCTCGATGCACGGCTCGGATTCGCAGAGCATGGACAACATGCTCGAACTGCTGGTGGCCGGCGGCATGGAGCTGATCCAGGCGCTGCGCATCCTGGTGCCGCCGGCGACCCAGTCGCTGGAATTCAAGGACGCCGACCTCGCCGCGTTCTACGAGTTCTACGGCCTGAACAGCGAGCCATGGGACGGCCCGGCCGGGATCGTCGCCTGCGATGGACGCTACGCGGCGTGCACGCTGGACCGCAACGGCCTGCGCCCGGCGCGCTGGATGCTGACCGCCGACCGCCACTTCCTGGTGGCGTCCGAGGCCGGGGTGTGGGAAGTGCCCACCGAGCGCGTGGTGCGCAAGGGCAAGCTGGGGCCGGGGCAGATGATGGCCATCGACCTCAAGCGCGGCGACCTGCTCGACTCCGACGCCATCGACCGCATCAACCGCGCGCGCGCCCCGTACAAGCAATGGCTGCACCAGGGCGTGACCTACCTGCAGACCGAACTGATCGACCCCTCGCTCGCCGAGGAGCCGTTCGACGAAGCCACCCTGCGCAGCTACCACAAGCTGTTCCAGCTCACCGCCGAGGAAGTGGAGCAGGTGCTGCGGCCACTGGCCGAGACCGGGCAGGAAGCCACCGGCTCGATGGGCGACGACACCCCCATCGCCGTGCTCAGCCGCCACACCCGGCCGCTGTACGACTACTTCCGCCAGGCGTTCGCGCAGGTCACCAATCCGCCGATCGATCCGCTGCGCGAAGACTGCGCGATGTCGCTGACCACCCAGCTGGGCAGGGAGACCAACATCTTCCATGCCGGGCCGGAGACGGTGAACCACGTCATCCTCAACTCGCCGGTACTGAGCCAGCGCAAGCTGCGGCAGTTGCTGAAGATGGAGCAGTACGTCGAACGCAACCGCCTGATCGACCTGTCCTACAGCGTCGAGGAAGGCCTGGCCGCCGGCATCGCGCGCATCTGCGCGCAATGCGAGCAGGCCGCCCGCGACGGCGCGGTGATGCTGCTGCTGTCCGACCGCTACCCGGTGCCGGAACGGCCGATGGTGCATGCGCTGCTGGCCACCAGCGCGGTGCACCACCACCTGTCGCAGCGGGGCCTGCGCTGCGACGTCAACCTGATCATCGAAACCGGCACCGCGCGCGACGCGCACCACATGGCCTGCCTGCTGGGCTTCGGCGCCACCGCGGTGTACCCGTACCTGGCCTACCAGACCCTGTTCGACATGGGCCGGCGCGGCATCCTGCTGCTGAAGAAGGGCGGCGAGGTCTCGCAGATCGGCCGCAGTTACCGCAAGGGCATCTACAAGGGCCTGAGCAAGATCATCTCCAAGATGGGCATCTGCACCGTGGCCAGCTACCGCGGCGCGCAGCTGTTCGAGATCGTCGGGCTGGACCCGGACGTGGTGCGGCTGTGCTTCCCCGATGCCACCGCGCGCATCGGCGGCGTCGGCCTGGCGCGGCTGGATGCCGAAGCCCGCGAACTCGCCGCGCGCGCCTGGAACGCGCTGGCCCCGGCCGAAGTCGGCGGGCTGCTCAAGTACGTGCACGACGGCGAGTACCACATGTACAACCCGGACGTGGTGCTGACCCTGCAGCGCGCCGCGCGCACCGGCAACGCCGAGGACTGGCGCCGCTACACCGAGGCGGTGCATTCGCGTCCGGTGTCGGCGCTGCGCGACCTGCTGCAGCTCAAGCAGGCGGCCACGCCGGTGCCGCTGGCCGAAGTGGAACCGGCCGAAGCACTGTTCAAGCGGTTCGACACCGCCGCCATCTCGCTCGGCGCGTTGTCGCCGGAAGCGCATGAGGCGCTGGCCATCGCCATGAACCGCCTCGGCGGCCGCTCCAACTCCGGCGAGGGCGGCGAAGACCCGGCGCGCTATGGCACCGAGAAGCGCTCCAAGATCAAGCAGGTGGCCTCCGGCCGCTTCGGCGTCACCGCCGAGTACCTGGTCAACGCCGAGGTGCTGCAGATCAAGGTGGCGCAGGGCGCCAAGCCCGGCGAGGGCGGCCAGCTGCCCGGCCACAAGGTCAACGAGCTGATCGCGCGGCTGCGGTATGCGAAGCCGGGCATCGGCCTGATCTCGCCGCCGCCGCACCACGACATCTATTCGATCGAGGACCTGGCGCAGCTGATCTACGACCTCAAGCAGGTCAACCCCGACGCGCTGGTATCGGTGAAGCTGGTATCGCATGCCGGGGTCGGCACCATCGCCGCCGGCGTGGTCAAGGCCGGCGCCGACCTGATCACCGTATCCGGCCACGATGGCGGCACCGGCGCCTCGCCGATCAGCTCGATCCGCTACGCCGGCGTGCCATGGGAACTGGGCGTGGCCGAGTCGCACCAGGCACTTGTGGGCAACGACCTGCGTGGCCGCACCCTGCTGCAGACCGACGGCGGCCTGAAGACCGGGCTGGACGTGGTCAAGGCCGCGCTGCTGGGCGCGGACAGCTTCGGCTTCGGCACCGGCCCGATGATCGTGCTGGGCTGCAAGTACCTGCGCATCTGCCACCTCAACAACTGCGCCACCGGCGTGGCCACCCAGGACGAGCGCCTGCGCGAGGGCCATTTCACTGGCCTGCCCGAGCGGGTGGAGAACTTCTTCCGGCTGCTGGCCGAGGAAGTGCGGCAGTGGCTGTCGTACCTGGGCGCGCGCTCGCTGGATGAGATCGTCGGCCGCACCGACCTGCTGGAGCAGCTGGACGTGGCGCCGCGCGAAGGGGTCAAGGTGGATCTCTCGCGGCTGCTGGCGCCGGCCCGCTACGAAGGCTCGCACTGTGCGGCGCAGCGCCTGTACCAGTCGCCGGACAGCCTGGCCACGCAGATGGACGGGCTGCTGGCCGGGGCGATCGCGCACAAGCGTGGCGGCGAACACCGCTTCCTGATCCACAACACCGACCGTTCGGTGGGCACGCGCCTTGCCGGTGCCGTCGCCCGCGCGCACGGCAACCACGGCATGGAGGACGCGCCGCTGAACCTGCGCTTCCGCGGCACTGCCGGGCAGAGCTTTGGCGCGTTCAACGTCGGCGGGCTGAACCTGGAAGTCGAGGGCGAGGCCAACGACTACGTCGGCAAGGGCATGGCCGGCGGCCGGCTGGTGGTGCGACCGCCGCGCGGCGCGCGCTTCGAGGCGCGCAGTACCGCCATCGTCGGCAACACCTGCCTGTATGGCGCCACCGGCGGCGAGCTGTTCGCCGCCGGCCGGGCCGGCGAGCGCTTCGGCGTGCGCAACTCCGGCGCGCTGGCGGTGATCGAGGGTGCCGGCGACCACTGCTGCGAATACATGACCGATGGCATCGTCGTCGTGCTCGGCAAGGTCGGGCTGAACTTCGGTGCCGGGTTCACCGGCGGGCTGGCCTACGTGCTGGACGTGGACCGCGATTTCGTTGACCGCTACAACCACGAGCTGATCGACATCCACCGCATCTCGGCCGAAGGCTTCGAGAACTACCGCCAGCACCTGCACGCCCTGATCGGCCGCCACCGCGAGCTGACCGGCAGCATCTGGGCACAGCAGATCCTGGACGAGTTCCGCGACTACGTCGGCAAGTTCTGGCTGGTCAAACCCAAGGCCGCGAGCATCGAATCGCTGGCGGCCGCGCTACGCAACGCCGCATGA
- a CDS encoding L-histidine N(alpha)-methyltransferase — MGSADPLLEGLLDHRPDRATITADVLAGLSARPRALPSKYFYDARGSALFECITRQPEYYLTRAELDLLPRVLPQIAAHAGPRVRVVEYGSGSGRKTRLLLQALEDVVAYTPVEISRTALLDSVRALAVDFPAIEMLPVCADFTALPALPPPRRAARRTLLFFPGSTLGNFTEAAAVSILHGMRQAMGPEGLALIGIDLDKDPALIEAAYNDAAGVTADFTLNLLVRLNREIGSDFDLAGFAHRARYVVPWRRIETSLVSCRAQVVHVAGQAFAFAREEAMHVEYSHKYDDAQFAAMTAAAGLRVAAAWDAPERMFGLRLLRPA; from the coding sequence ATGGGCAGTGCCGATCCGTTGCTGGAGGGGTTGCTGGACCACCGTCCCGACCGGGCCACCATCACCGCCGACGTGCTCGCCGGGCTGTCGGCGCGGCCGCGCGCGCTGCCCTCCAAGTATTTCTACGATGCGCGCGGCTCGGCGCTGTTCGAGTGCATCACCCGGCAGCCGGAGTACTACCTCACCCGGGCCGAGCTGGACCTGCTGCCGCGGGTACTGCCGCAGATCGCCGCGCATGCGGGGCCGCGGGTGCGGGTGGTGGAGTACGGCAGCGGCAGCGGCCGCAAGACCCGGCTGCTGCTGCAGGCACTGGAAGACGTGGTGGCCTATACCCCGGTGGAGATCTCGCGCACCGCGCTGCTGGACAGCGTCCGCGCGCTGGCGGTGGACTTTCCCGCCATCGAGATGCTGCCGGTCTGCGCCGACTTCACCGCGCTGCCCGCGCTGCCGCCCCCACGCCGCGCGGCGCGGCGCACGCTGCTGTTCTTCCCCGGCTCGACCCTGGGCAATTTCACCGAAGCGGCGGCGGTGTCGATCCTGCATGGCATGCGCCAGGCGATGGGGCCGGAAGGGCTGGCATTGATCGGCATCGACCTGGACAAGGACCCCGCGCTCATCGAGGCCGCCTACAACGATGCCGCCGGGGTCACCGCCGACTTCACCCTCAACCTGCTGGTGCGGCTGAACCGCGAGATCGGCAGCGACTTCGACTTGGCCGGCTTCGCCCATCGCGCGCGCTACGTGGTGCCATGGCGCCGCATCGAAACCTCGCTGGTCAGCTGCCGCGCGCAGGTGGTGCACGTGGCCGGGCAGGCTTTTGCTTTCGCGCGCGAGGAAGCCATGCACGTGGAATACAGCCACAAGTACGACGACGCGCAGTTCGCGGCGATGACCGCGGCGGCCGGACTGCGGGTGGCCGCGGCCTGGGACGCGCCCGAGCGCATGTTCGGCCTGCGCCTGCTGCGGCCGGCCTGA
- a CDS encoding Elastase inhibitor AFLEI Flags: Precursor — MPRAVRRPTALIAALSLVLALGACKGPAPEEQEQALDQAKQAADAAATPDQGVATTPPPVGSCDASQVEGLVGQAYTEALAEQARQDAGAAKLRLLKPNQPVTMEFLGERLNIEVDDKDVVTGVRCG; from the coding sequence ATGCCGCGCGCCGTGCGCCGCCCCACCGCCCTGATCGCCGCCCTGTCGCTCGTGCTCGCGCTGGGCGCGTGCAAGGGCCCGGCCCCGGAAGAACAGGAGCAGGCGCTGGACCAGGCCAAGCAGGCCGCCGATGCCGCCGCCACCCCGGACCAGGGCGTCGCCACCACGCCGCCGCCGGTGGGCAGCTGCGATGCCAGCCAGGTCGAAGGCCTGGTCGGGCAGGCTTACACCGAGGCGCTGGCCGAGCAGGCACGACAGGACGCCGGGGCCGCCAAGCTGCGCCTGCTCAAGCCCAACCAGCCGGTCACCATGGAGTTCCTGGGCGAGCGCCTGAACATCGAAGTGGATGACAAGGACGTGGTCACCGGGGTCCGCTGCGGCTGA
- a CDS encoding epimerase gives MKSLRGLPALGLAAVLAVAPQAHAAIADFGSCGAGLRAAAQAQGMAGERFDALFVEVTPDLGVLALLDAQPEFTTPIWDYLAALVDAQRVADGRTMLDTHRALLERIATGFGVDPATVVAVWGVESDYGRVAGKRPLLQSLATLSCNGRRQAFFRSELLALLRLIDQGDLVADGLTGSWAGAFGQTQFMPSTYARIAVDGDGDGRRDLVASIPDALASTANYLKQSGWRSGQPWGIEVRIPAGFDAGMAGRGKRRPLAAWRALGITAVDGGALQATAIADDSPAALLLPAGSAGPALLVFRNYDAIYSYNAAESYALAIATLADRLRGGTGLLAAWPTDDPGLGRAERRELQGLLLARGHDIGSADGMVGDATRRAIRLEQQRLGWQDADGRAGSRILQALREATQATPTVFRLPADHSRFVHSAIVRSKVPMKDVQGLATGDFNGFTAWKVETPFSTAAISVFGGQLLSFVPAGGRDVLWLSPAAKQPPTPIRGGSPVCWPYFARQGQGSDVPSHGFVRTVPWELRDARREADGTVLLTLAPPALEGLALRLTMNLRIGRTLEQELITENTGSQPAVFTQALHNYFNVSDALKVDVAGLDGLTYLDKLDGGNAHVQQGDWNLRDPRDPGRSDRIYTQARGHYVLRDPGFGRSIDITTQGSRSAVVWNAGEAAAAKMDDIGAGWRNYVCVEAGNVGPDVIELAPGGRHTLRQVFEVRPL, from the coding sequence ATGAAATCGTTGCGGGGATTGCCGGCACTGGGCCTGGCCGCCGTGCTTGCCGTCGCGCCGCAGGCGCATGCCGCCATCGCCGACTTCGGCAGCTGCGGCGCGGGCCTGCGTGCCGCGGCGCAGGCCCAGGGCATGGCCGGCGAACGCTTCGACGCGCTGTTCGTCGAAGTCACGCCGGACCTGGGCGTGCTGGCGCTGCTTGATGCCCAACCCGAATTCACCACCCCGATCTGGGACTACCTCGCCGCGCTGGTGGATGCACAGCGCGTGGCCGACGGCCGCACCATGCTCGACACGCATCGCGCACTGCTGGAGCGGATCGCCACCGGGTTCGGCGTCGATCCGGCCACCGTGGTCGCGGTATGGGGCGTGGAGAGCGACTACGGCCGGGTTGCCGGCAAGCGTCCGCTGCTGCAGTCGCTGGCGACCCTGTCCTGCAACGGGCGCCGCCAGGCGTTCTTCCGCAGCGAACTGCTGGCGCTGCTCCGGCTGATCGACCAGGGCGACCTGGTCGCCGATGGCCTCACCGGCTCCTGGGCCGGCGCCTTCGGCCAGACCCAGTTCATGCCATCCACCTACGCGCGCATCGCGGTCGACGGCGACGGCGATGGCCGCCGCGATCTGGTCGCCAGCATCCCCGATGCGCTGGCCTCCACCGCCAACTACCTCAAGCAGTCGGGGTGGCGCAGCGGCCAGCCCTGGGGCATCGAAGTACGCATTCCCGCCGGTTTCGACGCCGGCATGGCCGGGCGCGGCAAGCGCAGGCCGCTGGCGGCATGGCGCGCGCTGGGCATCACCGCGGTCGACGGGGGCGCATTGCAGGCCACCGCAATAGCCGACGACAGCCCCGCCGCGCTGCTGCTGCCGGCGGGCAGCGCGGGGCCGGCGCTGCTGGTGTTCCGCAACTACGACGCGATCTATTCCTACAACGCGGCCGAGAGCTACGCACTGGCCATCGCCACCCTGGCCGACCGCCTGCGCGGCGGCACGGGACTGCTGGCCGCCTGGCCCACCGACGACCCCGGCCTGGGCCGCGCCGAGCGCCGTGAACTGCAGGGCCTGCTGCTCGCGCGTGGCCACGACATCGGCAGCGCCGACGGCATGGTCGGCGACGCCACCCGCCGTGCGATCCGCCTCGAACAACAGCGGTTGGGCTGGCAGGATGCCGATGGCCGTGCCGGCAGCCGCATCCTGCAGGCGTTGCGCGAGGCCACGCAGGCAACCCCCACCGTGTTCCGGCTGCCCGCCGACCATTCGCGGTTCGTCCACTCAGCAATCGTACGGAGCAAGGTTCCGATGAAGGATGTGCAGGGCCTGGCCACAGGCGACTTCAACGGCTTCACCGCCTGGAAGGTGGAAACCCCGTTCTCCACCGCGGCGATCAGCGTATTCGGCGGCCAGCTGCTGTCATTCGTGCCCGCGGGCGGCCGCGACGTCCTCTGGCTTTCGCCTGCCGCGAAGCAGCCGCCCACCCCGATCCGTGGCGGCAGCCCGGTGTGCTGGCCGTACTTCGCCAGGCAGGGGCAGGGCAGCGACGTGCCCTCGCACGGTTTCGTGCGCACCGTGCCATGGGAACTGCGCGATGCCCGGCGCGAGGCCGACGGCACCGTGCTGCTGACCCTGGCACCGCCGGCGCTGGAAGGCCTGGCGCTGCGCCTGACCATGAACCTGCGCATCGGCCGCACGCTGGAACAGGAACTCATCACCGAGAACACCGGCAGCCAGCCGGCGGTCTTCACCCAGGCGCTGCACAACTACTTCAACGTCAGCGATGCGCTCAAGGTCGACGTCGCCGGGCTGGATGGCCTGACCTACCTGGACAAGCTCGACGGCGGCAACGCCCATGTCCAGCAGGGCGACTGGAACCTGCGCGACCCGCGCGATCCAGGCCGCAGCGACCGCATCTACACCCAGGCGCGCGGCCACTACGTGCTGCGCGACCCGGGTTTCGGCCGCAGCATCGACATCACCACCCAAGGCAGCCGTTCCGCCGTTGTCTGGAACGCCGGCGAAGCGGCCGCCGCGAAGATGGACGACATCGGCGCCGGCTGGCGCAACTACGTGTGCGTCGAAGCCGGCAACGTCGGCCCGGACGTGATCGAACTGGCGCCGGGCGGCCGCCACACGCTGAGACAGGTATTCGAGGTCCGGCCGCTGTAA